A DNA window from Paenibacillus sp. HWE-109 contains the following coding sequences:
- a CDS encoding carbohydrate ABC transporter permease, protein MKSSVLSTFQYAFGVLIAICTLAPFAWLFISSISYQIDLQEVPMKWIPKRITFERYMDIFTNAHQDIAYAFRISMANSLLVAVSVTMIALLIGGLAAHAFAKYQFNFRRQLIYLFLFTYMIPSVVIVIPLYLLLQKMGMLDSKLTLIILDLTFAIPFVIWIMQSYFKQVSHEFYEAASIDGCSRMQILYLIVVPIVRPGILATMIFVFLLSWDEFFFSLLFTSTLRAKTISVAISEFSGKNAVDFGMVATGGVLASLPPLLIAILFQKFLVQGMTAGGVKE, encoded by the coding sequence GTGAAAAGCAGCGTGTTGTCGACTTTCCAGTATGCGTTTGGCGTGCTGATTGCCATCTGCACATTGGCTCCTTTTGCTTGGTTATTCATTTCCAGTATTTCGTATCAAATTGATTTGCAAGAAGTGCCGATGAAGTGGATTCCCAAGCGGATTACCTTTGAACGCTATATGGATATTTTTACGAATGCTCATCAAGATATTGCCTATGCTTTTCGTATTTCAATGGCCAATAGTTTGTTGGTTGCGGTTTCTGTTACTATGATCGCGCTTCTTATCGGTGGTTTGGCTGCGCATGCTTTTGCCAAATATCAATTTAACTTCCGGCGACAACTGATTTATCTGTTCTTATTCACTTATATGATTCCATCCGTTGTCATTGTCATCCCTTTATATCTCCTGCTTCAAAAAATGGGGATGCTGGATTCCAAATTGACCTTAATTATTCTTGATTTGACCTTTGCAATTCCGTTTGTGATATGGATCATGCAGAGTTATTTCAAACAGGTATCGCATGAATTCTATGAAGCGGCTTCGATAGATGGCTGCAGCCGTATGCAAATCCTGTATTTGATCGTAGTGCCAATCGTGCGACCTGGCATTTTGGCAACGATGATTTTTGTGTTTTTGCTTTCTTGGGATGAGTTTTTCTTCTCGCTGTTGTTTACTTCAACGCTTCGTGCCAAAACCATTTCAGTCGCCATTTCAGAATTTAGCGGTAAGAACGCAGTAGATTTCGGAATGGTAGCCACAGGCGGCGTATTGGCTTCCCTGCCTCCTCTGCTTATTGCGATCTTGTTTCAGAAGTTCCTTGTTCAAGGAATGACTGCCGGTGGCGTGAAAGAGTAG
- a CDS encoding glycoside hydrolase codes for MKKQLTTLCVTSMLSLSLTGCWGSAATQPLPTISLQSTEPTAVKAAVEQFQFDVDPETFALVLMKNGVRMPASLPLPKAEVTNLVKSKHAVKWTYPNKVNVSIEQKSDYLDIRLESAGAEQFQWPSVQSDNYMLPLGEGKNIPASDANWREFLKDQTLSWSESFSMDFFALGKNQLSLVYVVTNKFNNEIHFDASPNVAFQFTHEFPSINSDKSYGFRLYVTANDPQNVVLPYKNYVAEQGKIVTLKEKAKLNPSISKLYGAPQIYLWSESILTDSDVKWPQLRSLLPKGLGSWLVKLLAPTTDGSAELEQVLKQISNQDFMDKYQKKVVLTALNQALKMREFYTQAQFPNPGEEARKLIGMGVDKLSEEKLYDLNKLLLKSILLDAVSELADWGQSDSTQLIKDMREAGIENAWLGLPNWSSGLMNPQMVSEGSKNGYLIAPYDSYHSIHEKGDPSWNTASFPDPTLYENATVTRKNNTKVAGFLQRGRKLNPTLAMPSVKQRVSGIMQDGISFNSWFVDCDATGEIYDDFSPAHPTTQQQDLQARLERLDYFATDKKMVVGSEGGNDFASSVIAFAQGIESPVIAWGDPDMRDQKNSPYYVGGYYAKDGIPERYGKPVPIKPLYEKVYIDPAYSVPLYKLIYNDTIITTNHWEWGSYKIKGEEADRMLYELLYNVPPLYHLDRKAWDKDKASMLGFLKVWSPFHREAVSRQMSGFSVLTEDRLVQSAQYGNDLKVIANFSDKQVTVAGEVISAKSAVLYNGKERQVFDAAANAKLL; via the coding sequence ATGAAAAAACAATTAACAACGCTATGTGTAACAAGTATGCTAAGTCTATCCTTAACGGGATGTTGGGGCAGCGCGGCTACGCAACCATTGCCCACAATCAGCTTGCAGTCAACAGAACCTACTGCGGTGAAAGCCGCGGTGGAGCAGTTTCAATTTGACGTTGATCCGGAAACATTTGCGCTTGTTCTGATGAAAAATGGTGTGCGAATGCCGGCATCGCTGCCTCTCCCCAAAGCTGAAGTGACGAACTTGGTGAAGTCCAAGCATGCTGTCAAATGGACCTATCCGAATAAAGTCAACGTCAGTATCGAGCAGAAAAGCGACTATCTCGACATTCGGCTCGAATCTGCCGGGGCCGAGCAGTTCCAGTGGCCCTCTGTTCAGTCGGATAACTATATGCTGCCTCTAGGCGAAGGGAAAAACATTCCCGCAAGCGACGCAAACTGGCGCGAATTTCTGAAGGACCAGACGCTCAGTTGGAGCGAATCGTTCTCCATGGATTTTTTTGCGCTTGGCAAGAATCAGTTGTCTCTTGTCTATGTGGTCACGAACAAATTCAATAATGAAATTCACTTCGATGCTTCACCGAATGTAGCCTTTCAATTTACCCATGAATTTCCTTCGATTAACAGCGATAAAAGCTACGGATTCCGCCTCTATGTAACGGCAAATGATCCACAAAATGTTGTGCTGCCCTATAAAAACTATGTGGCAGAGCAAGGCAAGATTGTCACTCTGAAGGAAAAAGCCAAGCTTAATCCTTCGATTAGCAAGCTGTATGGAGCACCTCAGATTTACTTGTGGAGCGAATCGATTCTTACGGATTCCGATGTCAAATGGCCTCAGCTGCGCTCGCTGCTTCCCAAAGGGCTTGGGTCATGGCTTGTTAAGCTTCTGGCTCCTACAACGGATGGAAGTGCAGAACTGGAACAGGTGCTCAAGCAAATTTCCAATCAGGATTTTATGGACAAATATCAGAAGAAAGTTGTTCTCACCGCGCTGAATCAGGCTTTGAAAATGCGAGAATTTTATACGCAAGCCCAGTTTCCTAACCCTGGTGAGGAAGCTCGCAAACTCATTGGGATGGGAGTTGACAAGCTGAGCGAGGAAAAACTATATGATTTGAACAAGCTGCTTCTCAAAAGTATTCTGCTGGATGCCGTCAGTGAATTAGCGGATTGGGGACAATCCGATTCGACGCAGCTAATCAAAGATATGCGGGAAGCGGGCATCGAAAATGCCTGGCTGGGCCTTCCCAACTGGTCGAGTGGCTTGATGAATCCTCAAATGGTTAGCGAGGGAAGCAAGAACGGCTACCTCATTGCTCCATATGATTCCTATCATTCTATTCATGAAAAAGGAGATCCTTCGTGGAATACGGCTTCCTTCCCAGACCCAACGCTCTATGAGAATGCGACGGTAACGCGCAAGAATAACACCAAAGTCGCTGGATTTTTGCAGCGTGGGCGCAAACTGAACCCTACACTGGCGATGCCAAGTGTCAAACAGCGTGTGTCTGGCATTATGCAGGACGGAATCAGCTTTAACTCCTGGTTCGTGGACTGTGATGCCACGGGGGAAATCTATGATGATTTCTCTCCAGCCCATCCGACCACGCAGCAACAGGATTTGCAAGCGCGCTTGGAAAGGCTCGATTATTTTGCCACAGACAAGAAAATGGTTGTCGGCTCGGAAGGAGGCAACGACTTTGCCAGCAGTGTGATTGCCTTCGCGCAAGGTATTGAAAGTCCTGTCATTGCTTGGGGGGACCCTGATATGAGAGATCAAAAGAACAGTCCATACTATGTTGGAGGCTACTACGCCAAGGATGGAATTCCCGAGCGCTATGGCAAGCCTGTGCCCATTAAACCGCTCTATGAGAAAGTTTACATCGATCCTGCTTACTCTGTTCCGCTCTATAAATTGATCTACAACGATACAATCATTACAACGAATCATTGGGAGTGGGGCAGCTACAAGATTAAGGGCGAGGAAGCAGACCGGATGCTCTATGAGCTGTTGTACAATGTCCCGCCGCTCTATCACTTGGATCGCAAGGCATGGGACAAAGATAAAGCAAGCATGCTTGGCTTTCTGAAAGTATGGTCACCATTTCACCGAGAGGCTGTTAGCCGTCAGATGAGCGGGTTCTCGGTCCTTACGGAGGATCGGCTTGTGCAAAGCGCACAGTATGGGAATGATCTGAAAGTCATCGCTAATTTCTCGGATAAACAGGTAACGGTGGCAGGTGAAGTCATCTCAGCCAAATCGGCTGTTCTATACAATGGCAAAGAGCGTCAAGTGTTTGACGCGGCGGCGAATGCCAAACTGTTGTGA
- a CDS encoding discoidin domain-containing protein: MNKTGVSSSNEGSGFVPAKAFDGNAATRWASVEGVDPQWIYVDLGSVKNINQVKLTWEAAYAKTYKIQISTDSGAPTNWTDVYSTSTGDGAIDNITIASQSARYVRVYGTGRGTSYGYSLFEFEVYGTNP, translated from the coding sequence CTGAACAAGACGGGTGTCTCCAGTTCTAACGAAGGATCGGGCTTTGTACCGGCCAAAGCCTTCGATGGCAATGCAGCTACAAGATGGGCAAGTGTCGAGGGAGTTGATCCTCAGTGGATCTATGTTGATCTTGGTTCTGTAAAGAACATAAATCAAGTGAAGCTAACTTGGGAAGCGGCTTATGCGAAGACTTACAAGATTCAAATATCTACAGATAGCGGAGCTCCTACGAACTGGACCGATGTCTATTCAACATCAACTGGCGATGGTGCCATAGACAATATTACGATTGCCTCTCAGAGTGCCAGATATGTAAGAGTATATGGCACGGGTAGAGGAACTTCTTACGGATATTCATTATTCGAATTTGAAGTATACGGCACAAATCCTTAA
- a CDS encoding Ger(x)C family spore germination protein, translated as MSAIIWKWTVICLCIGCLTGCWDKIEVNQLAIAGLVGTDTVPETHEQIVYYQIINPGAFASQMGSNVKSPVYTYKVQGPSKGELGLKSSEILPRRLFTDHYQSHIISERYAREGLRPFLNYYERQYNRRSSLLLLVTDSPLADVMMTYIPLERLQGRTLRSLVNNVSESTGRVSRKSRVKDLVENMETSMITILPLVSLSGSKPSLTTDRYEQINANQKNLILTGGAVFKHDRMVGKMGLKQAGYYNLLKGEASSFFESVEMDGSTVDLAASKVKVHKSLSMVSGKPIWMVTLDIRLSIINNEQMKDLTTDNIAKIKQQFNNQIIEKSTELYLESCEKQWDLFGLENKIKYKRGKEWDYLRNQKNSWTQTKLQIKVNSTVNDIGEIINPYKGE; from the coding sequence ATGAGCGCGATAATATGGAAGTGGACTGTCATCTGCCTTTGTATAGGCTGTCTAACAGGATGCTGGGATAAGATTGAGGTCAATCAATTGGCGATTGCCGGGCTGGTTGGAACAGACACGGTGCCGGAGACCCACGAACAGATTGTTTACTACCAAATCATCAACCCCGGTGCGTTCGCTTCCCAAATGGGATCGAACGTCAAATCCCCCGTTTACACGTACAAAGTGCAGGGTCCCAGCAAAGGGGAGTTGGGTTTGAAATCATCGGAAATTTTGCCGCGCAGGTTGTTTACAGATCATTATCAATCCCACATCATTAGCGAAAGGTACGCAAGGGAAGGTTTACGGCCTTTTCTCAACTACTATGAAAGGCAGTACAACAGACGTTCGAGCCTTCTCCTGCTCGTAACGGATTCTCCGCTTGCTGATGTCATGATGACATATATTCCGCTTGAGCGGCTGCAAGGTCGCACCCTGCGTTCGCTTGTCAATAACGTATCCGAATCAACCGGACGGGTTAGCAGAAAATCCAGGGTCAAAGATTTGGTCGAGAACATGGAAACCTCCATGATCACCATCCTTCCCTTGGTCAGCCTTAGTGGATCGAAGCCATCCCTTACTACAGACCGGTACGAACAGATTAATGCTAATCAGAAGAACCTCATACTGACCGGGGGCGCTGTCTTCAAGCATGACCGAATGGTTGGCAAAATGGGGTTGAAGCAAGCCGGCTATTACAATCTACTAAAAGGTGAAGCCAGCAGCTTTTTTGAGTCGGTTGAGATGGATGGAAGTACTGTTGATCTAGCGGCAAGCAAAGTTAAAGTTCATAAATCCTTGTCCATGGTTTCCGGAAAACCGATCTGGATGGTTACGCTAGATATCCGCCTCTCCATCATAAATAACGAGCAAATGAAGGATTTGACCACGGACAACATCGCCAAAATCAAACAACAGTTTAACAACCAAATCATCGAGAAGTCTACGGAGTTATACCTGGAGTCGTGTGAGAAACAGTGGGATTTGTTCGGACTGGAGAACAAGATCAAATACAAGCGAGGAAAAGAATGGGATTATTTGAGAAACCAGAAGAATTCATGGACCCAAACCAAACTGCAAATAAAGGTTAATAGCACGGTTAACGATATCGGTGAGATCATTAATCCGTATAAAGGAGAGTAA
- a CDS encoding response regulator transcription factor, whose product MNLLLADDETLMLQILKAYFVKDGFNVLLAQDGEEAIDLFYTHKVDLAILDWMMPKRSGIEVCQEMKKSSRTKVLLLTAKGDPDDEFLALQSGADDYLRKPFDPRILRLRAQKLLNLTAKSVIGDLTVDMEAQKIYRGGKDIQATNKEFELMRYLVVNKGHIVTRKMLLDQVWGFDYFGEERTVDTHIRRLREKIGEHWIKTHRGMGYCLEDSHE is encoded by the coding sequence ATGAACTTGCTGCTCGCAGACGATGAGACGCTTATGCTGCAGATTTTAAAAGCTTATTTCGTCAAAGATGGGTTTAACGTGCTCCTCGCTCAAGACGGTGAAGAAGCAATCGACCTCTTTTATACGCATAAAGTGGACTTGGCCATTCTGGATTGGATGATGCCCAAACGGAGTGGCATTGAGGTTTGCCAGGAAATGAAGAAATCAAGCCGAACCAAGGTGCTTCTGCTGACAGCCAAAGGAGATCCAGATGACGAGTTTCTTGCTTTGCAGTCGGGAGCCGACGATTATCTGCGCAAACCGTTTGATCCACGCATTTTACGATTAAGAGCGCAAAAATTGCTGAATTTAACTGCGAAGTCCGTCATTGGCGATTTGACTGTGGATATGGAAGCCCAGAAGATTTATCGCGGTGGCAAGGACATCCAGGCTACGAATAAAGAATTCGAATTGATGAGATATCTTGTCGTCAACAAAGGGCACATCGTAACTCGCAAAATGCTGCTCGATCAAGTTTGGGGATTCGATTATTTCGGAGAGGAGCGGACGGTTGACACCCATATTCGCAGGCTAAGAGAGAAGATCGGCGAACACTGGATCAAAACGCACCGAGGGATGGGCTATTGTCTGGAGGATTCGCATGAGTAG
- a CDS encoding spore germination protein, translated as MQRNDSYQNASSIYDCENMQDFVGQIMHILHEPPDLVVHSLVISSDIQSLCVFIDTVADRDKIEHELLHFLTDKTLLSDLESSDNLIHELQGRIPFSFISSSSDLKVCIDSLLNGSCLLLLSQANQVLIINASQTSNRTVSEPQTESTVRGPQEGFTEDIAINLSLLRKRVKNVHLHIEQITKGTETKTTINMIFLGNLAPVEIVDEFRQRLASIEIDSVLDSAYIEEWIQDRTYSPFKTLLDTERPDIVASHLLEGRIAVLIDGSPIALIGPITFFQFFIAPDDYYQRADVASLLRLLRILSFMLSVFVPSLYIAVVSYHQELLPHSLLISIAAQREGVPFPAFMEAFIMMVTFELLREAGLRMPRIAGQAISIVGALVLGQAAVSAGLVSTAMVIVVAITAISNFVMPSYSFAITQRLLQFFFMILAGTMGLFGVLCGALFTIVHLASIKSFNISYLSPLAPISLSDWKDSLVRVPRPWMKTYPRLNRAKRKRSGGT; from the coding sequence ATGCAGCGAAATGATTCCTACCAGAATGCTTCCTCGATCTACGACTGTGAGAACATGCAAGATTTTGTCGGTCAAATCATGCATATCTTGCATGAACCTCCTGATTTGGTCGTACACTCGCTTGTTATTTCGTCAGACATTCAAAGCTTATGTGTTTTTATTGATACTGTGGCCGATCGAGATAAGATTGAACATGAATTACTGCATTTCCTAACTGACAAAACGCTTTTGAGTGATTTGGAATCATCTGATAATCTCATTCACGAATTGCAAGGGAGAATTCCTTTCAGCTTCATTTCAAGTTCATCCGATCTGAAAGTTTGCATCGACAGTTTGCTCAATGGCAGCTGCTTGTTACTGCTTTCCCAGGCAAACCAGGTATTGATCATTAATGCCTCCCAAACGAGTAACCGAACCGTATCAGAACCTCAGACGGAATCCACCGTCCGCGGGCCTCAGGAAGGTTTTACAGAAGATATCGCCATCAACTTGTCACTGCTGCGAAAACGAGTCAAAAACGTCCATTTGCACATCGAGCAAATCACTAAGGGAACAGAAACGAAAACAACGATTAATATGATTTTCCTGGGGAACCTTGCGCCTGTTGAGATCGTGGATGAGTTCCGGCAACGCCTCGCTTCTATCGAAATCGACAGCGTTTTGGACAGTGCATATATCGAGGAATGGATCCAAGACCGGACCTACTCTCCTTTCAAAACTTTACTGGACACAGAGCGCCCTGATATAGTGGCTTCGCACCTGCTGGAAGGACGTATAGCCGTACTCATCGACGGGAGTCCGATTGCCTTGATCGGGCCTATTACCTTTTTCCAATTTTTTATTGCTCCTGACGACTACTATCAAAGAGCTGATGTCGCGTCGCTGCTTCGATTGCTGCGAATACTGTCTTTTATGCTATCTGTATTCGTGCCGTCTCTGTACATAGCAGTCGTTTCTTATCATCAGGAGCTTTTGCCTCACTCCTTGTTGATCAGCATTGCCGCTCAACGGGAAGGCGTCCCTTTTCCTGCCTTTATGGAAGCATTCATCATGATGGTGACGTTCGAACTTCTCCGCGAAGCAGGACTTCGCATGCCCCGCATTGCTGGCCAGGCGATTTCCATTGTTGGCGCATTAGTACTTGGTCAAGCAGCTGTAAGTGCAGGACTTGTTTCCACGGCCATGGTTATCGTCGTCGCCATAACCGCGATTTCCAATTTTGTAATGCCTTCATACAGCTTCGCTATCACGCAGCGGTTGCTGCAATTTTTTTTCATGATCCTGGCTGGCACAATGGGTTTGTTCGGCGTATTGTGCGGAGCGCTGTTTACGATCGTACACTTGGCTTCCATCAAATCTTTCAACATCTCTTATCTCTCTCCCCTTGCGCCGATTTCATTATCCGATTGGAAAGATAGTCTAGTCAGAGTCCCTCGACCCTGGATGAAAACATACCCGCGTTTGAACCGCGCCAAAAGAAAAAGAAGTGGCGGCACATGA
- a CDS encoding GerAB/ArcD/ProY family transporter — protein sequence MEQSKLTVWQFFVLTLSFLIGTSFFFLPGGLIAAAKQDAWMVPLWGGAAGILISFLWFYLAGQYPGLTIVQICTAAAGKGFGGLLALMYVAYFTQLASFITRNLSDFMKQTLMPLTPLTVFHAMFLLIIAYAVIKGIETIARSTELLFPIVTMTFIFVFIFALSEWNWDRFQGMFRMDVWKTVKDTRSIFGFPFMEALIFLMLFPYVQARRKTTFILAITVATILLSATTFFTIGVLGVSRASHDAYPMFVIVQEIHVGLFFEHLESTVALILLAAIFIKLSIAYYCAVAGLCQLFQITSRSWLALAFILLISGLALGYDNMVENIEFSKKHDFEYSLFFSFIIPVLLLLITWMRRRKKEKKEEPCST from the coding sequence ATGGAACAAAGTAAATTGACCGTTTGGCAATTTTTTGTACTGACACTCTCTTTCTTAATAGGAACTTCATTTTTCTTCCTTCCTGGAGGATTGATCGCCGCTGCCAAGCAAGATGCCTGGATGGTTCCATTGTGGGGTGGCGCCGCAGGCATTCTCATCTCCTTCCTCTGGTTCTATTTAGCTGGCCAATATCCTGGGCTTACAATCGTTCAGATTTGTACCGCAGCTGCCGGCAAAGGATTCGGCGGTCTGCTGGCCCTAATGTACGTAGCCTACTTTACCCAGCTTGCTAGTTTCATCACCAGGAACCTAAGCGATTTCATGAAACAAACCCTCATGCCGCTTACACCATTGACTGTATTCCATGCGATGTTTCTCTTGATTATTGCCTATGCGGTCATCAAAGGAATCGAGACTATCGCCAGGTCGACAGAATTGCTATTTCCCATCGTCACGATGACATTTATCTTTGTGTTCATTTTTGCACTTTCCGAGTGGAACTGGGATCGCTTCCAAGGTATGTTCAGAATGGACGTATGGAAAACAGTCAAAGACACCCGATCCATCTTTGGATTTCCATTTATGGAGGCGCTCATCTTCCTCATGTTGTTTCCCTATGTTCAAGCACGCAGAAAAACTACCTTTATTCTTGCCATCACGGTTGCCACAATCTTATTGAGCGCCACTACATTTTTTACAATCGGCGTGCTGGGTGTTTCCCGCGCTTCTCACGACGCTTACCCGATGTTTGTCATTGTGCAAGAAATTCATGTCGGATTGTTTTTTGAGCATCTCGAATCGACAGTTGCCCTAATTTTGTTGGCGGCTATCTTTATCAAGCTGTCTATCGCCTATTACTGTGCAGTAGCTGGGTTATGTCAATTATTCCAAATCACCAGTCGATCTTGGCTGGCGTTGGCGTTCATTCTACTCATTTCCGGACTTGCCTTAGGCTATGACAATATGGTCGAAAATATAGAATTCAGCAAGAAGCACGACTTCGAGTATTCGTTATTTTTCAGCTTCATCATCCCTGTGCTGCTGCTTCTCATAACATGGATGCGAAGAAGAAAAAAAGAAAAAAAAGAGGAGCCATGTTCCACATGA
- a CDS encoding L-cysteine desulfidase family protein translates to MRTDTFLNILQNELVVALGCTEPVAIALAAAKARTYVDGNIDKITVYASAGIIKNALAVGIPGTGLTGIDFVAALGAIAGNAEKQLEVLADIKPEDITVAQEMVERGISVVHLADTPKKLYIEVIIEAETRYAKVVITDNHTNITLIEVDGQIIDRGGCANASFKSSKEDRSELTIDSIVEFVNTVDLAELGLVKQSIELNRKAGLDGLEHAYGLEVGKTIKENVQKGILSDDLISHAMALAAAGSDARMAGSSMPVMANSGSGNQGIAATNPVIAAAEKLDATEEQLIRAAALSHLVTIHIKSKFGRLSALCGVTVSGTGASCGITYLLGGGKAEIKAAIQNMLGNVSGMMCDGAKGGCAMKVATCTSAAVQSALLASKGMTISSTNGFIENEAEKTIDNFCRIGNEATSEIDKLILEMMLNKDL, encoded by the coding sequence ATGAGGACGGATACATTCTTAAACATACTGCAAAACGAACTCGTCGTCGCGCTTGGCTGTACGGAGCCTGTTGCGATTGCCTTAGCTGCTGCCAAGGCTAGGACTTATGTGGATGGCAATATCGATAAAATTACAGTTTACGCAAGCGCAGGCATAATCAAGAATGCACTTGCAGTCGGTATACCCGGGACGGGTTTGACAGGGATCGATTTTGTCGCTGCTTTGGGGGCAATTGCCGGAAATGCAGAGAAACAGCTTGAAGTGCTTGCCGATATTAAGCCGGAAGATATTACTGTGGCGCAGGAAATGGTGGAACGAGGGATTTCTGTTGTTCATCTCGCCGATACACCCAAGAAATTATATATTGAAGTCATTATTGAAGCAGAGACAAGGTACGCGAAGGTTGTTATTACGGATAACCATACGAATATCACACTGATAGAAGTTGACGGGCAGATCATTGATAGGGGCGGCTGCGCCAATGCGAGTTTTAAGAGCTCCAAAGAAGATCGCAGCGAGCTGACGATTGATTCGATCGTCGAATTCGTGAACACGGTGGATCTTGCCGAGCTCGGTTTGGTAAAGCAAAGCATTGAGTTAAACCGCAAAGCGGGATTGGATGGTTTGGAACATGCATACGGTCTCGAAGTCGGTAAGACGATTAAAGAAAATGTGCAAAAAGGTATTCTGTCCGACGACTTAATCTCTCATGCCATGGCGCTTGCCGCGGCGGGATCAGATGCCCGGATGGCGGGTTCCTCCATGCCGGTCATGGCGAATTCGGGAAGCGGAAACCAAGGCATTGCCGCGACTAATCCTGTAATAGCAGCAGCCGAAAAGCTTGACGCCACCGAAGAGCAGCTCATTCGCGCCGCTGCTTTGAGCCATTTGGTCACGATTCATATTAAATCCAAATTTGGCCGATTATCCGCCTTATGCGGGGTTACCGTATCCGGCACCGGAGCAAGCTGCGGCATCACCTATTTGCTTGGCGGAGGTAAAGCGGAGATCAAAGCAGCAATCCAAAACATGCTCGGCAATGTGTCGGGGATGATGTGCGATGGAGCAAAGGGCGGCTGCGCGATGAAAGTAGCCACCTGCACAAGTGCGGCAGTGCAATCTGCGCTTCTCGCATCCAAAGGAATGACGATTTCCTCTACGAATGGGTTTATCGAAAATGAAGCTGAGAAGACGATCGACAACTTTTGCCGTATCGGTAATGAGGCGACATCGGAGATTGATAAACTTATTCTCGAGATGATGCTGAATAAAGACTTATAG
- a CDS encoding sensor histidine kinase, with protein sequence MSRLTRKLITQISLTLCVVFLLSFSVNTYLLPKYFLYEKKNKLDELVTALEHMELKTLVAQLETIAEHNQVTIVASSLSESVNDLNSDLLVQLNRKGITLSKFWLTEESMVILREGGRVNKIFDQVKLKSSFLVNFVTVGDTVFAVGESISHSEDTIQIVNRFNAYLWIGMFVLLVLLSVLYTKRIVKPLAELNQAAEAISRLTFIKTDIRTGDEIESLAHSINQMSDNLKEAHQSLEAKNANLRHFISDISHELKTPLALIHVYASGLQDGLDDGTYAAVIRKQSEDMSGLIDRLLELSGLQEDTSLFEPVDFKKLFMETIAVYGNAFRQQGIELQLDVALNEDIRVMADRRKLQSVLNNWMSNAMKYTSGSFVTIKVETKEDVLHFQISNPTHAAKEAEWDRVWEPFYVLESSRSKKFSGTGLGLSITRTILQQHQASYGLTVRDGIVTFYFALPYN encoded by the coding sequence ATGAGTAGACTGACCCGGAAGCTGATTACGCAGATTAGCCTTACGTTATGCGTTGTATTTCTGCTGTCCTTCAGCGTAAATACTTATTTACTGCCCAAATACTTTTTGTATGAGAAAAAAAACAAGCTGGATGAGTTAGTCACGGCGCTCGAGCATATGGAGCTCAAGACACTAGTCGCACAACTTGAGACCATTGCGGAACACAATCAGGTCACCATCGTAGCCAGTTCATTATCGGAGTCCGTCAACGATTTGAATAGTGACTTGTTGGTGCAATTGAACCGCAAAGGCATAACCCTCAGCAAATTTTGGTTGACCGAGGAGAGCATGGTGATCCTCCGCGAGGGCGGAAGGGTCAATAAAATATTTGATCAAGTCAAACTCAAGTCCAGCTTTCTCGTCAATTTCGTGACCGTGGGGGATACCGTATTTGCTGTGGGCGAATCGATTTCTCACTCCGAGGATACGATACAGATCGTGAATCGCTTCAATGCGTATCTATGGATAGGTATGTTTGTGCTGCTTGTCCTGTTGTCCGTGCTGTATACGAAACGCATTGTGAAACCGCTGGCTGAACTAAATCAGGCTGCAGAGGCGATCTCCCGCTTAACTTTCATAAAAACAGACATCCGCACTGGCGATGAAATCGAATCTCTTGCGCATAGCATTAACCAAATGAGTGACAATTTAAAAGAAGCTCATCAATCGTTGGAAGCGAAAAATGCCAATCTCCGGCATTTTATTTCGGATATTTCACATGAACTGAAAACACCATTAGCGTTAATTCACGTTTATGCATCAGGACTTCAAGACGGGCTGGATGATGGCACTTATGCAGCCGTCATTCGCAAGCAGAGCGAAGATATGTCCGGATTGATCGACCGGCTGTTGGAACTGTCTGGACTGCAGGAGGACACCTCTCTCTTTGAACCTGTCGACTTCAAGAAGCTATTTATGGAAACGATAGCGGTCTATGGGAACGCTTTTCGCCAGCAAGGCATCGAACTGCAACTGGACGTGGCTTTGAATGAGGATATTCGCGTGATGGCGGATCGGAGGAAACTGCAATCGGTGTTGAACAATTGGATGAGCAATGCGATGAAATATACGAGTGGAAGCTTCGTTACGATAAAGGTGGAAACCAAGGAGGATGTCTTGCACTTCCAAATTTCGAATCCCACGCATGCTGCAAAAGAAGCCGAATGGGATCGAGTCTGGGAGCCTTTCTATGTGCTGGAGAGCTCCCGCAGCAAAAAATTCAGCGGAACTGGGCTCGGTTTATCCATTACCCGTACCATTCTTCAGCAGCATCAAGCCTCTTATGGCTTGACTGTCCGGGATGGCATCGTTACGTTTTACTTTGCGCTGCCTTATAACTGA